In the Pseudolabrys taiwanensis genome, one interval contains:
- the hrcA gene encoding heat-inducible transcriptional repressor HrcA yields MASHDIPIGANPASLAALNERSREIFRQIVESYLATGEPVGSRNLSRILPITLSPASVRNVMSDLEHAGLIFAPHTSAGRLPTEMGLRFFVDALMQIGDLSESDRHSIEAQVAGSGTPKSLETVLTEATQMLSGLTRSAGVVLTAKHNVRLKHIEFVRLEPERALAVLVGEDGQVENRVLNVPAGLPTSSLIEAGNFLNARLRGKTLAELRGEIEKAVAEGQAELDQLTQKVIAAGLASWSGGAGDDRQLIVRGHAHLLEDLHALEDLERVRSLFDALETKRGVIDLLGRAELAEGVRIFIGSENKLFSLSGSSTIAAPYRDSTGRIVGVIGVIGPTRLNYARVIPMVDYTARVVTRLLSG; encoded by the coding sequence GTGGCGTCCCACGATATCCCCATCGGTGCGAATCCGGCGAGCCTCGCGGCGCTGAACGAGCGCTCGCGCGAGATCTTCCGGCAGATCGTCGAAAGCTACCTGGCGACCGGCGAGCCGGTCGGCTCGCGCAATCTGTCGCGCATCCTGCCGATCACCTTGTCGCCGGCCTCGGTCCGCAACGTCATGTCGGACCTGGAGCACGCCGGCCTGATCTTCGCCCCGCACACGTCGGCTGGCCGGTTGCCGACCGAGATGGGGCTACGCTTCTTTGTCGACGCGCTGATGCAGATCGGCGACCTGTCGGAATCCGACCGCCACTCGATCGAGGCGCAGGTGGCCGGCTCAGGCACACCGAAGTCGCTGGAGACGGTGCTCACCGAAGCGACGCAGATGCTGTCGGGCCTCACGCGCTCGGCCGGCGTCGTGCTGACGGCCAAGCACAATGTGCGGCTCAAGCACATCGAGTTCGTGCGGCTCGAGCCGGAACGCGCGCTCGCGGTGCTGGTCGGCGAGGACGGGCAGGTGGAAAACCGCGTGCTCAATGTGCCCGCCGGGCTGCCGACGTCGTCGCTCATCGAGGCGGGCAACTTCCTGAACGCGCGCCTGCGCGGCAAGACGCTCGCCGAACTGCGCGGCGAGATCGAAAAGGCGGTCGCCGAAGGCCAGGCCGAACTCGACCAGCTGACGCAGAAGGTGATTGCCGCGGGGCTGGCGAGCTGGTCGGGCGGCGCCGGCGACGACCGCCAGCTCATCGTCCGCGGCCACGCGCACCTTCTGGAGGATCTGCACGCGCTCGAGGACCTGGAGCGGGTGCGTTCCCTGTTCGACGCGCTGGAGACCAAGCGCGGCGTCATCGATTTGCTCGGCCGCGCCGAGCTGGCCGAGGGCGTGCGCATCTTCATCGGCTCGGAGAACAAGCTGTTCTCGCTGTCGGGTTCCTCGACCATCGCCGCCCCCTACCGCGACAGCACCGGCCGCATCGTCGGCGTCATCGGCGTCATCGGCCCCACCCGCCTCAACTACGCCCGCGTCATCCCGATGGTGGACTATACCGCCCGGGTGGTCACCCGGCTTCTATCCGGCTAA
- a CDS encoding cupredoxin domain-containing protein, which yields MRSITLAIALVLGTGSLATAYAHEGHFSAGEPGDPNMPARTVTVTMRDDDGAMRFEPARIEVKKGEQIRFVIANKGVLKHEFTLASVAENKKHGAMMQKFPDMEHDDPNAKSAEPGKTAEILWRFTNAGAFEFACLIPGHYEAGMHGAAIVK from the coding sequence ATGAGATCGATCACACTCGCTATCGCTCTGGTGCTCGGCACCGGCAGTTTGGCTACCGCATATGCGCATGAGGGGCATTTCTCGGCGGGCGAGCCGGGCGATCCGAACATGCCGGCGCGCACCGTCACCGTCACCATGCGCGACGACGACGGCGCGATGCGTTTCGAACCCGCCCGTATCGAGGTCAAGAAAGGCGAGCAGATCCGCTTTGTCATCGCCAACAAGGGCGTGCTCAAGCACGAGTTCACCTTGGCGAGCGTCGCGGAGAACAAAAAACATGGCGCGATGATGCAGAAATTTCCCGACATGGAGCACGACGATCCGAACGCCAAAAGCGCCGAGCCCGGCAAGACGGCCGAGATTCTGTGGCGCTTCACGAACGCGGGCGCATTCGAATTCGCTTGCCTCATTCCGGGTCATTACGAAGCCGGCATGCACGGCGCGGCGATCGTGAAGTAA
- the dnaJ gene encoding molecular chaperone DnaJ: protein MSKRDYYEVLGVERTCTEVELKAAFRKLAMQYHPDRNPGDNDCEHKFKEINEAYDVLKDGDKRAAYDRFGHAAFEQGGMGGGPGFGADFGTTFADIFEGIFGMGGAQQRGRSGGRERGSDLRYNMEITIEEAYEGKTAQVRIPTSVTCESCSGSGAKPGTKPKTCATCGGMGKVRHAQGFFTLERTCPTCQGRGQVIEDPCKACGGAGRVMRERTLSVNIPAGVEDGTRIRLAGEGEAGVRGGPPGDLYIFLSLAPHEFFQRDGADLHCRVPISMVTAALGGDFEVPAIEGGKAKVKVPAGTQTGRRFRLTGKGMPVLRSKQMGDMYVQVVVETPQNLSKKQRDLLAEFHKLSSEENQPESAGFFSRVREFLDGLGNRGAQPEQ, encoded by the coding sequence ATGTCCAAACGCGATTACTACGAAGTGTTGGGCGTTGAGCGCACCTGCACCGAGGTCGAGCTCAAGGCTGCCTTCCGCAAGCTCGCGATGCAGTATCACCCGGATCGCAATCCGGGCGACAACGACTGCGAACACAAGTTCAAGGAAATCAACGAAGCCTATGACGTCCTGAAGGACGGCGACAAGCGCGCTGCCTATGACCGCTTCGGCCACGCCGCGTTCGAGCAGGGCGGCATGGGCGGTGGACCCGGCTTCGGTGCCGATTTCGGCACGACCTTCGCCGACATCTTCGAAGGCATCTTCGGCATGGGCGGCGCGCAGCAGCGCGGCCGCAGCGGCGGACGCGAGCGCGGCTCCGATCTCCGCTACAACATGGAGATCACGATCGAGGAAGCGTACGAGGGCAAGACCGCACAGGTGCGCATTCCGACCTCGGTCACCTGCGAAAGCTGCTCAGGCTCCGGCGCCAAGCCCGGCACCAAGCCGAAGACCTGCGCCACCTGCGGCGGCATGGGCAAGGTTCGCCACGCCCAAGGCTTCTTCACGCTCGAACGCACCTGTCCAACCTGCCAGGGCCGCGGTCAGGTGATCGAAGATCCGTGCAAGGCCTGCGGTGGCGCTGGCCGCGTGATGCGCGAGCGCACCCTGTCCGTCAACATTCCGGCCGGCGTCGAGGATGGTACCCGTATCCGCCTGGCCGGCGAAGGCGAAGCCGGCGTGCGCGGCGGCCCCCCCGGCGACCTCTATATTTTCCTGTCGCTGGCGCCTCACGAGTTCTTCCAGCGCGACGGCGCCGATCTGCACTGCCGCGTGCCGATCTCGATGGTGACGGCCGCCCTCGGCGGCGACTTCGAGGTTCCCGCGATCGAAGGCGGCAAGGCCAAGGTGAAGGTCCCCGCCGGCACGCAAACCGGCCGCCGCTTCCGGCTGACCGGTAAAGGGATGCCGGTCCTCCGCTCAAAACAGATGGGCGACATGTACGTGCAGGTCGTGGTGGAAACGCCGCAAAACCTCAGTAAAAAGCAACGCGATCTCCTGGCCGAGTTTCACAAGCTCTCGTCCGAGGAGAACCAGCCGGAATCGGCAGGTTTCTTCAGCCGCGTCCGGGAATTCCTGGACGGGCTCGGAAATCGCGGGGCGCAACCCGAGCAGTGA
- a CDS encoding TolC family protein — MSARLCSRLAASWRQPNPWRYGTHAVTFSALLLLPACATFSPDGGMAVPADIAAQHLRKDVVAIRDDADADAARATVDRLIKRPLTADTAVQIALVNNRGLQAAYNELGMADAARVRQSLPPNPTLSATRLTGAAEAELDREIVASILALATLPARTEIANELFRRAQLVAALETLRVATEARRAYYRAVTARQLVRLLTEATSATATTSELSKRMGESGAMNKLDQARNQVLHADLSNELTRAQQRANAERERLIRALGLSGGDLAFALPSSLPALPKRTLALPKAEQETIDRRVDVQIARSELAMLAKSYGLTKATRFVNVLEAGFADKITDNRETGEHAHSRGFTLTLEVPIFDFGEARVREAEQGYMQAVNRLAQKAIDARSQTREAYRGYRLSYDIATRYQREVLPLRKIISDEMMLRYGAMQVDVFSLLAEARQKIAANVAAVEAQRDFWLAGADLSAAISGAGAPASAPASSTANLAGDTGGH, encoded by the coding sequence ATGTCTGCCCGACTTTGTTCGCGGCTGGCCGCATCCTGGCGGCAGCCGAACCCGTGGCGCTATGGAACGCACGCGGTCACCTTCTCTGCCTTGCTGCTGCTGCCGGCTTGCGCCACTTTCTCACCCGACGGCGGCATGGCTGTGCCCGCCGACATTGCCGCGCAACATCTGCGCAAGGACGTCGTCGCCATTCGCGACGATGCGGATGCCGATGCCGCGCGCGCCACGGTCGACCGGCTCATCAAGCGGCCGCTGACCGCGGATACGGCGGTTCAGATCGCGCTCGTGAACAATCGCGGGCTGCAGGCGGCCTACAACGAACTGGGCATGGCCGATGCCGCGCGCGTGCGGCAGTCGTTGCCGCCCAATCCGACGCTGTCGGCGACGCGCCTGACAGGCGCCGCCGAAGCCGAGTTGGATCGCGAGATCGTCGCCAGCATCCTCGCGCTGGCCACGCTTCCGGCCCGCACCGAAATCGCCAATGAGCTTTTCCGCCGCGCGCAACTTGTGGCGGCGCTTGAAACCTTACGCGTCGCGACCGAAGCGCGGCGCGCCTACTACCGCGCCGTGACGGCCCGGCAGCTCGTGCGCCTGCTGACGGAAGCGACGTCCGCCACCGCGACCACGTCCGAGCTGTCCAAGCGCATGGGCGAGAGCGGCGCCATGAACAAGCTCGACCAGGCGCGCAACCAGGTGCTGCACGCCGATCTGTCGAACGAGCTGACGCGCGCGCAGCAGCGGGCCAATGCTGAGCGTGAGCGCCTGATCCGCGCGCTTGGCCTGTCCGGCGGGGACCTTGCTTTCGCGCTGCCGTCCTCCTTGCCGGCCTTGCCCAAACGCACTCTGGCTTTGCCGAAAGCGGAGCAGGAGACGATCGACCGGCGCGTCGACGTGCAGATCGCGCGCAGCGAGCTCGCGATGTTGGCCAAGTCTTATGGGCTCACCAAGGCGACGCGGTTCGTCAACGTGTTGGAAGCAGGCTTTGCCGATAAGATCACCGACAACCGCGAAACCGGCGAACACGCGCACAGCCGCGGCTTCACGCTGACCTTGGAAGTGCCGATCTTCGACTTCGGCGAAGCGCGCGTGCGGGAGGCCGAGCAGGGCTACATGCAGGCGGTGAACCGTCTGGCACAGAAGGCGATCGATGCGCGCTCGCAGACGCGCGAAGCCTATCGCGGTTATCGCCTGAGCTACGACATCGCCACACGCTATCAGCGCGAAGTGTTGCCGCTGCGCAAGATCATCTCCGACGAGATGATGCTGCGGTACGGCGCCATGCAGGTCGACGTCTTCTCGCTGCTCGCGGAAGCGCGGCAAAAGATCGCCGCCAATGTCGCGGCGGTGGAAGCGCAGCGCGACTTCTGGCTCGCCGGCGCCGATCTGTCGGCGGCGATATCCGGGGCTGGCGCGCCCGCATCGGCGCCGGCATCGAGCACCGCAAATCTTGCCGGCGACACCGGCGGCCACTGA
- a CDS encoding copper-binding protein, translated as MKNALAMLALALALVFGALTPTAAKAQSLIDGTVTKVDAGASKITIRHGPIKKLGMDEGMTMVFTAKDPALVGKVKAGDKVKFDADNVNGQFIVTAIEKAK; from the coding sequence ATGAAGAATGCTCTCGCGATGCTCGCGCTCGCTTTGGCCCTCGTCTTCGGCGCGCTGACGCCGACTGCCGCCAAGGCTCAGTCGTTGATCGATGGCACGGTGACCAAGGTCGATGCCGGCGCCAGCAAGATCACCATCCGCCATGGACCGATCAAGAAGCTCGGCATGGACGAAGGCATGACCATGGTGTTCACCGCCAAGGACCCGGCCCTCGTCGGTAAAGTGAAGGCCGGCGACAAGGTGAAGTTCGACGCGGACAACGTGAACGGGCAGTTCATCGTCACCGCGATCGAAAAGGCCAAATAA
- the rph gene encoding ribonuclease PH: MRPSRRQVDELRPVSLERGVVKYAEGSCFVKFGDTHVLVTASLEERLPPWLKGQGRGWVTAEYGMLPRATSERTRREASAGKQGGRTVEIQRLIGRSLRSVVDLVALGERQITIDCDVIQADGGTRTASITGAWVALADCFTWMKARDMFKGGEPMRDHIAAVSCGVYKNTAVLDLDYAEDSEAETDANFVMSGNGNIVEIQATAEKTPFSEEQFLALLALARKGVGKLIDLQKMAVA; this comes from the coding sequence ATGCGGCCGAGCCGCCGACAAGTCGACGAATTGCGCCCGGTGTCGCTCGAACGCGGCGTCGTCAAATACGCCGAGGGCTCCTGCTTCGTGAAGTTCGGCGATACGCATGTGCTGGTCACCGCCAGCCTCGAGGAGCGGCTGCCGCCCTGGCTCAAGGGCCAGGGCCGCGGCTGGGTCACGGCCGAATACGGCATGCTGCCGCGCGCGACGTCCGAGCGCACGCGCCGCGAGGCCTCCGCCGGCAAGCAGGGCGGCCGCACGGTCGAGATCCAGCGCCTGATCGGCCGCAGCTTGCGGTCGGTCGTCGATCTCGTGGCGCTCGGCGAGCGGCAGATCACCATCGATTGCGATGTGATTCAGGCCGACGGCGGCACGCGCACGGCCTCGATCACCGGCGCCTGGGTCGCGCTGGCCGATTGCTTCACCTGGATGAAGGCGCGCGACATGTTCAAGGGCGGCGAGCCGATGCGCGATCACATCGCCGCGGTGTCGTGCGGCGTCTACAAGAACACGGCGGTGCTCGACCTCGATTACGCCGAGGACTCGGAAGCCGAGACCGACGCCAATTTCGTCATGAGCGGCAACGGCAACATCGTCGAGATCCAGGCGACCGCCGAGAAGACGCCGTTCAGCGAGGAACAGTTCCTCGCTTTGCTGGCGCTGGCGCGCAAGGGCGTCGGCAAGCTGATCGATCTGCAGAAGATGGCGGTGGCGTAA
- a CDS encoding class I SAM-dependent methyltransferase has protein sequence MSSPSFARVAKKPLRLDDEVAFIRSWMEKPLRTGAVMPSSKALARTMAGYVDPQSTGPVIELGPGTGPVTEALVQHGVDPKRLVLVEFNPDFCRLLRARYPEATIVQGDAYRLRRLLEATVREPAAAVVSGLPLMTKPLRTRLRLIADAMSLLQQSAPFIQFTYAMMPPIPKALSSITAEPSNLIWLNLPPARVWVYRGQ, from the coding sequence ATGTCCTCGCCCTCCTTCGCCCGCGTTGCCAAGAAGCCGCTGCGCCTCGATGACGAGGTGGCCTTCATCCGCTCTTGGATGGAAAAGCCGCTGCGTACCGGCGCTGTGATGCCGTCGAGCAAAGCGCTCGCGCGCACAATGGCGGGTTATGTCGATCCGCAATCCACCGGCCCTGTCATCGAGCTCGGTCCCGGCACCGGTCCGGTGACGGAAGCACTCGTGCAACACGGCGTCGACCCCAAGCGTCTGGTGCTGGTCGAGTTCAATCCGGACTTCTGTCGTCTGCTGCGCGCGCGTTATCCGGAAGCGACGATCGTTCAGGGCGACGCCTATCGGCTGCGCCGTCTGCTTGAGGCCACGGTGCGTGAGCCGGCCGCGGCGGTGGTCTCCGGTTTGCCGCTGATGACCAAGCCGCTGCGCACGCGCTTGCGCTTGATCGCCGACGCGATGTCGCTGCTGCAACAGAGCGCACCGTTCATCCAATTCACCTATGCGATGATGCCGCCGATCCCGAAGGCGCTTTCCAGCATTACCGCCGAGCCGTCCAATCTCATCTGGCTCAATCTGCCGCCGGCCCGCGTGTGGGTTTATCGCGGGCAGTAA
- a CDS encoding multicopper oxidase family protein, whose protein sequence is MISRRNLIGSSVMLAGAAAVSGRVQAASIPEAVTSTSPAMQPPPAPSTGPHFQPVVTLNGWSLPWRMNGDWKEFHLVAEPVRREFAAGMTARLWGYNGQSPGPTIEGVEGDKVRIFVTNKLPEHTTVHWHGMRLPNGMDGVGGLTQPHIKPGQTFVYEFVLQRSGTFMYHPHADEMVQMAMGMMGFFVVHPRDVKERPVDRDFVFLMASYDIDPGTSLPKVMTMTDFNLWAWNSRVFPGIDSLVVRQGDRVRIRIGNLTMTNHPIHMHGPHFEVTGTDGGWVRESARWPEVTTDVPVGGMRAIEFVADDPGDWAIHCHKSHHTMNAMGHDVKTFIGTPQKDLTKAIRKLVPDYMPMGSAGMAEMGSMEMPMPDNTLPMMTGFGQYGPLEMGGMFSVVKVREDVAPGDYKDPGPYKHPPGTVAYEFKGDVPEPSRRSDLPAKPSQVEFSVVKPGSNGHNHH, encoded by the coding sequence ATGATCTCACGACGCAATCTCATTGGGTCTTCGGTGATGCTCGCGGGCGCGGCGGCCGTCAGCGGCCGCGTGCAGGCGGCCAGCATCCCGGAAGCCGTCACCAGCACGTCGCCGGCGATGCAGCCGCCGCCGGCGCCATCGACCGGACCGCATTTTCAGCCGGTGGTCACGCTCAACGGCTGGAGCCTGCCGTGGCGTATGAACGGCGACTGGAAGGAGTTTCATCTCGTCGCTGAACCCGTGCGGCGCGAATTCGCGGCGGGCATGACGGCGCGGCTGTGGGGCTACAACGGCCAGTCGCCCGGGCCGACGATCGAAGGCGTCGAAGGCGACAAGGTGCGCATCTTCGTCACCAACAAATTGCCCGAGCACACTACGGTGCATTGGCACGGCATGCGGCTGCCGAATGGCATGGACGGCGTTGGCGGCTTGACGCAGCCGCACATCAAGCCGGGGCAGACCTTCGTCTACGAGTTCGTGCTCCAGCGCAGCGGCACGTTCATGTACCACCCGCACGCCGACGAGATGGTGCAGATGGCCATGGGCATGATGGGCTTCTTCGTCGTGCATCCGCGCGACGTGAAGGAGCGGCCCGTCGACCGCGACTTCGTCTTCCTGATGGCGAGCTACGACATCGACCCCGGCACGTCGTTGCCGAAGGTCATGACCATGACCGACTTCAATCTATGGGCGTGGAACAGCCGTGTGTTTCCCGGGATCGATTCGTTGGTGGTGCGGCAGGGCGATCGCGTGCGCATCCGCATCGGCAATCTCACCATGACCAACCATCCGATCCACATGCACGGGCCGCACTTCGAGGTGACCGGCACCGATGGCGGCTGGGTGCGCGAAAGCGCGCGCTGGCCGGAAGTGACGACCGACGTGCCGGTCGGCGGCATGCGCGCGATCGAATTCGTCGCCGACGATCCCGGCGACTGGGCGATCCATTGCCACAAGTCGCATCACACGATGAATGCGATGGGTCACGACGTGAAGACCTTCATCGGCACGCCGCAGAAGGATCTCACCAAGGCGATCCGCAAGCTGGTGCCCGACTACATGCCGATGGGGTCGGCCGGCATGGCCGAGATGGGCTCGATGGAAATGCCGATGCCCGACAACACGCTGCCGATGATGACCGGCTTCGGCCAATACGGTCCCCTCGAGATGGGCGGCATGTTCTCGGTGGTGAAGGTGCGCGAGGACGTGGCGCCCGGCGATTACAAGGATCCCGGCCCTTACAAGCATCCGCCCGGCACGGTCGCCTACGAGTTCAAGGGCGATGTGCCCGAGCCGTCACGGCGCAGCGATCTTCCAGCAAAGCCAAGTCAGGTCGAGTTCTCGGTCGTGAAACCGGGATCGAACGGCCACAACCATCATTAA
- the dnaK gene encoding molecular chaperone DnaK gives MGKVIGIDLGTTNSCVAVMEGKTPKVIENAEGMRTTPSIVAFTDDGERLVGQPAKRQAVTNPEKTIFAVKRLIGRRYDDPMVEKDKKLVPYKIAKASNGDAWVEVDGKPYSPSQISAFTLQKMKETAEAYLGQKVDQAVITVPAYFNDAQRQATKDAGKIAGLEVLRIINEPTAAALAYGLDKQKTGLIAVYDLGGGTFDVSILEIGDGVFEVKSTNGDTFLGGEDFDMRLVSYLADEFQKEQGIDLRKDKLALQRLKEAAEKAKIELSSTTQTEINLPFITADASGPKHLTMKLTRAKFEALVDDLVQKTIEPCRKALKDAGVSAGEINEVVLVGGMTRMPKVQEVVKQFFGKEPHKGVNPDEVVAIGAAIQAGVLQGDVKDVLLLDVTPLSLGIETLGGVFTRIIDRNTTIPTKKSQTFSTAEDSQNAVTIRVFQGEREMAADNKLLGQFDLMGIPPAPRGVPQIEVTFDIDANGIVNVSAKDKATGKEQQIRIQASGGLSEADIEKMVKDAEAHAEDDKKRKAAVEAKNHAEALVHSTEKALSEHGSKVSDADRSAIENAMADLKEALKGDDADAIQQKANTLAQTSMKLGEAMYKAQQEAAPGAAAGATGEKSEDDVVDAEFTEVDDDKKKSA, from the coding sequence ATGGGCAAGGTCATCGGTATCGACCTCGGCACCACCAATTCCTGCGTCGCCGTGATGGAAGGCAAGACGCCGAAGGTGATCGAGAACGCCGAAGGCATGCGGACCACGCCGTCGATCGTCGCTTTCACGGACGATGGCGAGCGTCTCGTCGGTCAGCCAGCCAAGCGCCAAGCAGTCACGAATCCCGAAAAGACCATCTTCGCGGTCAAGCGCCTGATCGGCCGGCGCTACGACGACCCGATGGTCGAGAAAGACAAGAAGCTCGTCCCCTACAAGATCGCCAAGGCGTCGAACGGCGATGCCTGGGTCGAGGTGGACGGCAAACCCTATTCACCCTCGCAGATCTCCGCCTTCACGCTGCAGAAGATGAAAGAGACCGCGGAGGCCTATCTCGGACAGAAGGTCGACCAGGCGGTCATCACCGTTCCGGCCTACTTCAACGACGCCCAGCGCCAGGCCACCAAGGACGCCGGCAAGATCGCCGGTCTCGAGGTGCTGCGCATCATCAACGAGCCGACCGCGGCCGCGCTCGCTTATGGCCTCGACAAGCAGAAGACCGGTCTCATCGCGGTCTACGACCTCGGCGGCGGCACCTTCGACGTGTCGATCCTCGAGATCGGCGACGGCGTGTTCGAAGTGAAGTCCACGAACGGTGACACGTTCCTGGGCGGCGAAGACTTCGACATGCGTCTGGTCAGCTACCTGGCCGACGAATTCCAGAAGGAGCAGGGCATCGACCTGCGCAAGGACAAGCTCGCGCTGCAGCGTCTGAAGGAAGCCGCTGAGAAGGCGAAGATCGAGCTGTCGTCCACGACGCAGACCGAGATCAACCTGCCGTTCATCACGGCGGATGCCTCGGGCCCGAAGCACCTGACGATGAAGCTGACGCGCGCCAAGTTCGAGGCGCTGGTCGACGATCTCGTGCAGAAGACGATCGAGCCCTGCCGCAAGGCGCTCAAGGACGCGGGCGTCTCCGCCGGCGAGATCAACGAAGTGGTTCTGGTCGGCGGCATGACGCGCATGCCGAAGGTCCAGGAAGTCGTGAAGCAGTTCTTCGGCAAGGAGCCGCACAAGGGCGTCAACCCGGATGAGGTCGTCGCCATCGGCGCCGCCATCCAGGCCGGCGTGCTGCAAGGCGACGTCAAGGACGTGCTGCTGCTCGACGTGACCCCGCTCTCGCTCGGCATCGAAACGCTGGGCGGCGTGTTCACCCGCATCATCGACCGCAACACCACGATCCCGACCAAGAAGAGCCAGACCTTCTCGACCGCCGAGGACAGTCAGAACGCGGTGACCATCCGCGTCTTCCAGGGCGAGCGCGAGATGGCGGCCGACAACAAGTTGCTCGGCCAGTTCGACCTGATGGGCATTCCGCCGGCCCCGCGCGGCGTGCCGCAGATCGAGGTCACCTTCGACATCGACGCCAACGGCATCGTCAACGTGTCGGCGAAGGACAAGGCGACCGGCAAGGAGCAGCAGATCCGCATCCAGGCCTCGGGCGGCTTGAGCGAAGCCGACATCGAGAAGATGGTGAAGGACGCGGAAGCCCACGCCGAGGACGACAAGAAGCGAAAGGCGGCGGTTGAAGCCAAGAACCACGCCGAGGCTCTCGTCCACTCGACCGAGAAGGCGCTCTCCGAGCACGGCTCCAAGGTCAGCGATGCCGATCGCAGCGCGATCGAAAACGCGATGGCGGACCTCAAGGAAGCGCTCAAGGGCGACGATGCCGACGCCATCCAGCAGAAGGCCAACACGCTGGCGCAGACTTCGATGAAGCTCGGCGAAGCGATGTACAAGGCCCAGCAGGAAGCGGCGCCGGGTGCCGCCGCCGGTGCCACGGGTGAGAAGTCGGAAGACGATGTGGTGGACGCCGAGTTCACCGAAGTCGACGACGACAAGAAGAAGTCGGCCTAA
- the grpE gene encoding nucleotide exchange factor GrpE, translating to MTDETAHQPENAGTDGAPTQPQAADPVAEARREAAEYKDKLLRTLAEMENLRRRTEREVADARAYSIRKFAGDVLAVADNMHRALETIDPAVRAAADAKVKALIEGVELTERELLNTLEKNGVRKFSPQGEKFDPNVHQAMFEIPTADVPSGHVAQVMQAGYMIGERVLRPALVGVSKGAPKQAPSNNNAPSDNTAN from the coding sequence ATGACGGATGAGACCGCGCATCAGCCCGAGAATGCTGGCACCGACGGCGCGCCGACGCAGCCGCAGGCGGCCGATCCCGTGGCCGAGGCCCGTCGCGAGGCCGCCGAGTACAAAGACAAGCTGCTGCGGACCTTGGCCGAGATGGAAAACCTGCGCCGGCGCACCGAGCGCGAGGTTGCGGACGCCCGTGCCTACAGCATCCGGAAATTCGCCGGCGACGTTCTCGCCGTGGCCGACAACATGCACCGCGCGCTCGAGACGATCGATCCGGCGGTGCGGGCCGCGGCCGACGCCAAGGTCAAGGCGCTGATCGAGGGCGTCGAGCTCACCGAGCGCGAGCTTCTCAATACGCTCGAGAAGAACGGCGTGCGCAAATTTTCGCCGCAGGGTGAAAAGTTCGATCCCAACGTCCACCAGGCGATGTTCGAAATACCGACCGCCGACGTACCGTCGGGCCATGTCGCCCAGGTCATGCAGGCCGGCTACATGATCGGCGAGCGCGTGCTGCGTCCGGCCTTGGTCGGCGTTTCCAAGGGCGCGCCGAAGCAGGCACCGTCCAACAACAACGCGCCGTCGGACAACACAGCGAACTGA
- the rdgB gene encoding RdgB/HAM1 family non-canonical purine NTP pyrophosphatase, translated as MPRKLTGPVVIATHNSGKLREMRELLAPYGIEAQSAGELGLPEPEETGKTFAANARIKAEAAAKATGKVAFADDSGLVVEALGGEPGIYSARWAGPDKDFRGAMNRIQTLLVEKGAKDPAQRRCHFVAALCLAWPDGHTEEFEGRVDGVVAWPPRGEKGFGYDPLFLPDGFDITFGEMTAEEKHGLPPRGKALSHRARAFIMLADACLK; from the coding sequence ATGCCCCGCAAACTCACCGGCCCCGTCGTCATCGCCACGCACAATTCCGGCAAGTTGCGCGAGATGCGCGAGTTGCTCGCGCCTTATGGCATCGAAGCGCAATCGGCCGGCGAGCTCGGGCTTCCCGAGCCGGAGGAAACCGGCAAGACCTTCGCCGCGAATGCGCGCATCAAGGCCGAAGCCGCGGCCAAGGCCACCGGCAAGGTCGCGTTCGCCGATGATTCCGGTCTCGTGGTCGAGGCGCTCGGCGGCGAGCCGGGCATCTATTCGGCGCGCTGGGCAGGGCCCGACAAGGACTTCCGCGGCGCGATGAATCGCATTCAGACGCTGCTCGTCGAAAAAGGCGCAAAGGACCCGGCGCAGCGGCGCTGTCATTTCGTCGCTGCGCTGTGCCTCGCCTGGCCCGACGGGCACACGGAAGAATTCGAAGGCCGTGTCGACGGCGTCGTCGCCTGGCCGCCGCGCGGCGAGAAGGGCTTCGGCTACGATCCGCTGTTTCTGCCGGATGGCTTCGATATCACTTTCGGCGAGATGACCGCCGAGGAGAAACACGGCCTGCCGCCGCGCGGCAAAGCGCTGTCGCACCGCGCGCGGGCGTTCATCATGCTGGCGGATGCGTGTTTGAAGTGA